From one Halosimplex rubrum genomic stretch:
- a CDS encoding RIO1 family regulatory kinase/ATPase domain-containing protein has translation MAFRRFLRGTVPWPTLEGAVREVMDRYDLETARVVFLDADNWLSTPCVVNDELFVKVVTEQNSLVHALLTAGRNLGAFSSGTEGFFERFDAPIEMAEHELEANERMREIGVNAPEPKEAFEYDDVAVMVLEYLPDFRALDELPPEEVRSHAVDLFRNLERMHDNNLAHGDLQRENVLVSGGELYFIDATKVDEEAIEDARAYDTACALGALEPLIGGRDAVAAALEVHDPGELMAAREFLDFVNIRPEHDFDGAAVKGEIEKHAA, from the coding sequence ATGGCGTTCCGGCGATTTCTCAGGGGGACGGTCCCCTGGCCGACGCTCGAAGGAGCGGTCCGGGAGGTGATGGACCGCTACGACCTGGAGACGGCCAGAGTCGTCTTCCTCGACGCGGACAACTGGCTGTCGACGCCCTGCGTCGTCAACGACGAGCTGTTCGTCAAGGTCGTCACCGAGCAGAACTCGCTGGTCCACGCGCTGCTGACGGCGGGGCGCAACCTCGGCGCCTTCTCGTCGGGGACGGAGGGCTTTTTCGAGCGCTTCGACGCGCCCATCGAGATGGCCGAGCACGAACTGGAGGCCAACGAGCGGATGCGCGAGATCGGGGTCAACGCGCCCGAACCCAAGGAGGCCTTCGAGTACGACGACGTGGCGGTGATGGTCCTCGAATACCTTCCCGACTTCCGGGCGCTCGACGAGTTGCCGCCCGAAGAGGTGCGGAGCCACGCCGTCGACCTGTTCAGGAACCTAGAGCGGATGCACGACAACAACCTCGCCCACGGCGACCTCCAGCGGGAGAACGTCCTCGTCTCCGGCGGCGAGCTGTACTTCATCGACGCGACGAAGGTCGACGAAGAGGCCATCGAGGACGCCCGCGCCTACGACACCGCCTGCGCGCTCGGCGCGCTCGAACCGCTGATCGGCGGCCGCGACGCCGTCGCCGCCGCGCTGGAGGTCCACGACCCGGGCGAACTGATGGCCGCCCGCGAGTTCCTCGACTTCGTCAACATCCGCCCCGAGCACGACTTCGACGGGGCCGCCGTCAAAGGCGAGATCGAGAAACACGCCGCGTGA
- a CDS encoding DMT family transporter: MAGETLSRRLEARVPPAAALAVAILAVSTSAILIRWSSAPSTVAAFYRVLFTAGLLAPLAASRHGETLRSLGRGDALAAGATGVALAVHFAAWFQSVEWTSVAASVTLVQAQPLFVAVGAALLLDERLTLPKVAGMAVAVAGAAVMSVGEFLAGTAVGPHPLAGNALALVGAVMMAVYVLAGRSLRARVALVPYVTVVYAVCAAVLGAIVVAQGDPLAGYAAEEWLLFLAMAVGPGIFGHTVINWALEHVESSVVSVSLLGEPVGSTVLAMLLLTEIPGSWTVAGGLVVLAGISVTARAREE, from the coding sequence ATGGCCGGCGAGACGCTGTCGCGGCGGCTCGAAGCGCGCGTCCCGCCGGCGGCGGCGCTGGCCGTCGCCATCCTCGCGGTGTCGACCAGCGCCATCCTGATCCGCTGGAGTTCGGCGCCGTCGACGGTGGCCGCGTTCTACCGGGTGCTCTTTACCGCCGGGTTGCTGGCGCCGCTGGCCGCCTCCCGCCACGGCGAGACCCTGCGGTCGCTGGGGCGAGGGGACGCGCTGGCGGCGGGGGCGACGGGCGTCGCGCTGGCGGTCCACTTCGCGGCGTGGTTCCAGTCGGTCGAGTGGACCAGCGTCGCCGCGTCGGTGACGCTCGTGCAGGCCCAGCCGCTGTTCGTCGCCGTCGGCGCCGCCCTCCTGCTCGACGAGCGGCTGACGCTCCCGAAGGTCGCGGGGATGGCGGTCGCGGTCGCCGGCGCGGCGGTCATGTCGGTCGGGGAGTTCCTCGCGGGGACCGCGGTCGGCCCGCACCCGCTGGCGGGCAACGCGCTGGCCCTCGTCGGCGCGGTGATGATGGCCGTCTACGTCCTCGCGGGCCGGTCGTTGCGCGCGCGGGTCGCACTCGTCCCGTACGTCACCGTCGTCTACGCCGTCTGCGCGGCTGTCCTCGGCGCCATCGTCGTCGCGCAGGGCGACCCGCTGGCGGGCTACGCCGCGGAGGAGTGGCTGCTGTTCCTCGCGATGGCCGTCGGGCCCGGTATCTTCGGCCACACGGTGATCAACTGGGCGCTCGAACACGTCGAGTCGTCGGTGGTGAGCGTCTCGCTGCTGGGCGAGCCGGTCGGGAGCACCGTGCTCGCGATGCTCCTGTTGACCGAGATCCCCGGGTCGTGGACGGTCGCCGGCGGCCTGGTGGTGCTCGCCGGCATCTCCGTGACGGCGCGAGCACGGGAGGAGTGA
- a CDS encoding PGF-CTERM sorting domain-containing protein encodes MSRAGGRRVVAATVAVLLLTSAVAGGGLAAASPTAETVADSTGNATASEPRQFAADTALSGERGASGEPAERVTKSVTASGGSASAAGTDAVFASAPANVTAVQELRLTPDEPGEITVVQRYRVPDRVSSLKPQLPENVTVTATTGFSRANGTAYEWDGNASSPSITFAMAVNETVDLSGPEGAQGRYLFVDAGEWALVRHPSVPTSWSWSGAAPVGITRETRTAGEGYVGEWMAYLGEVATRERTAHGQRFELVIPERASLTESPDAVLDSLAAAGDRMRVGDRDPVVNVFAAPTTTVRWGVRGLQYGDRDMWVRDAEPLSTAENTWLHEYVHTRQGYEAASSAKWTNEAFATYYAALLALEQGRVDFAAFREALRPGTVRPQSDAVMTEPRSWVNAANYLKGSLVAGDTDLRIRLATDGTRSLQTVFSAMNAHSGPVDARAVFESVGTVAGPEVRRAAVTYAGTERTPDLWSARTHAEAFASTPALVEVAVATEPGALAVSGPYRNVTRSGSELTLYTGETLTMTGAVTNAGGSAGGYEARFVVDGAVEASESGTVAPGERVTYRFERTFDEAGDYTLAVGGDRVTVEVYEPPRATVTHLTANRTELSGPGAVAFTATVSNTHGVPARGNVSLRGPDGPIIDRRVALGAGENRSLSGVARLDRGEYEFTLGSADPLVVTVGDVGDGDGGGGGNGDDGGTSGFGPGFGPVTGLAGLLAALALLGRRRG; translated from the coding sequence ATGTCACGGGCTGGCGGTCGTCGAGTCGTCGCCGCGACGGTCGCGGTGTTGCTTCTCACGAGCGCGGTCGCCGGGGGCGGCCTCGCGGCCGCCTCCCCGACCGCGGAGACGGTCGCCGACTCGACCGGGAACGCGACCGCGTCCGAACCACGACAATTCGCCGCCGATACCGCTCTCTCCGGGGAACGTGGCGCTTCCGGCGAGCCCGCCGAGCGGGTGACGAAGTCCGTCACCGCGTCGGGCGGGTCGGCGTCGGCCGCGGGCACGGACGCGGTGTTCGCGAGCGCGCCGGCGAACGTCACGGCGGTCCAGGAGCTGCGGCTGACGCCGGACGAGCCCGGTGAGATCACCGTCGTCCAGCGGTACCGAGTACCCGACCGGGTGTCCTCGCTGAAGCCCCAACTGCCCGAGAACGTGACCGTCACCGCGACGACGGGCTTCTCGCGCGCCAACGGGACCGCCTACGAGTGGGACGGCAACGCGTCGAGCCCGTCGATCACGTTCGCGATGGCGGTCAACGAGACGGTCGACCTCTCGGGGCCGGAGGGGGCCCAGGGGCGGTATCTCTTCGTCGACGCCGGCGAGTGGGCGCTCGTCCGCCACCCGTCGGTGCCGACGAGCTGGTCCTGGAGCGGCGCGGCGCCGGTCGGCATCACGCGCGAGACGCGGACCGCGGGCGAGGGGTACGTCGGCGAGTGGATGGCCTACCTCGGCGAGGTCGCGACGCGCGAGCGAACGGCCCACGGTCAGCGGTTCGAACTGGTGATCCCCGAGCGGGCGTCGCTGACCGAGTCGCCCGACGCCGTCCTCGACTCGCTCGCGGCGGCCGGCGACCGCATGCGCGTCGGCGACCGCGACCCCGTGGTGAACGTCTTCGCCGCGCCGACGACGACCGTCCGGTGGGGCGTGCGCGGCCTGCAGTACGGCGACCGCGACATGTGGGTCCGCGACGCCGAGCCGCTTTCGACAGCCGAGAACACCTGGCTCCACGAGTACGTCCACACCCGCCAGGGCTACGAGGCGGCGTCCTCCGCGAAGTGGACGAACGAGGCCTTCGCCACCTACTACGCCGCCCTGCTCGCGCTCGAACAGGGCCGCGTCGACTTCGCGGCGTTCCGCGAGGCGCTGCGACCGGGGACCGTCCGCCCGCAGTCCGACGCGGTCATGACCGAACCGCGCTCGTGGGTCAACGCCGCCAACTACCTGAAGGGGAGCCTCGTCGCCGGCGACACCGACCTGCGGATCCGGCTGGCGACCGACGGGACGCGCTCGCTCCAGACGGTCTTCTCGGCGATGAACGCCCACTCGGGTCCCGTCGACGCGCGTGCCGTCTTCGAGTCCGTGGGGACGGTCGCCGGGCCGGAGGTCCGCCGGGCCGCGGTCACCTACGCGGGCACCGAGCGGACGCCGGATCTGTGGTCGGCCCGCACCCACGCCGAGGCGTTCGCGTCGACGCCCGCGCTCGTCGAGGTCGCGGTCGCGACCGAACCGGGCGCCCTCGCGGTGAGCGGCCCCTACCGCAACGTGACCCGCTCGGGGTCGGAGTTGACCCTCTACACCGGCGAGACGCTGACGATGACCGGGGCGGTGACCAACGCCGGGGGCTCGGCCGGCGGGTACGAGGCGCGGTTCGTCGTCGACGGCGCGGTCGAAGCGTCCGAGAGCGGGACCGTCGCTCCCGGCGAGCGAGTGACCTACCGGTTCGAGCGGACGTTCGACGAGGCCGGCGACTACACCCTCGCCGTCGGCGGCGACCGCGTGACCGTCGAGGTGTACGAACCCCCTCGGGCGACCGTGACCCACCTCACGGCCAACCGGACGGAGTTGTCCGGGCCGGGCGCGGTGGCGTTCACCGCGACGGTCTCCAACACGCACGGCGTGCCGGCGCGCGGGAACGTCTCCCTCCGCGGCCCCGACGGCCCGATCATCGACCGCCGGGTCGCGCTCGGCGCCGGCGAGAACCGGAGCCTGAGCGGCGTCGCCCGCCTCGACCGCGGCGAGTACGAGTTCACGCTCGGGAGCGCCGACCCGCTGGTCGTGACCGTCGGCGACGTGGGCGACGGCGACGGCGGCGGAGGCGGGAACGGGGACGACGGCGGAACCTCCGGGTTCGGTCCCGGCTTCGGCCCGGTAACGGGACTCGCCGGACTCCTCGCGGCGCTGGCGCTGCTCGGCCGTCGGCGCGGGTGA
- a CDS encoding DUF7331 family protein, which yields MSETQRPTERGAEQCGTFETIDGDLVLYDRENANAWIQASYAIDFEDVRATGPAE from the coding sequence ATGTCCGAGACGCAGCGGCCAACCGAGCGCGGGGCGGAACAGTGCGGGACCTTCGAGACCATCGACGGCGACCTGGTGCTCTACGACCGGGAGAACGCCAACGCCTGGATCCAGGCCAGCTACGCGATCGACTTCGAGGACGTGCGCGCCACCGGACCGGCCGAGTAA
- the thiD gene encoding bifunctional hydroxymethylpyrimidine kinase/phosphomethylpyrimidine kinase, which produces MTRREAPVSPPVVLAIAGSDSGGGAGIQADLKTIEAGGAFGTTAITSVTAQNTTGVERTHVLPTGEIDAQCEAVRSDFDVAAVKTGMLATADVVELVTDRLRETAAPAVVDPVMVAASGDRLLASEAESAYEDLIAEATLVTPNADEAAVLTGVDPESEAEAREAGERLIETGADAALVKGGHISGDDSTDVVDVLVTGDRVERFRHPRVDTDATHGSGCTLSSAIATRLAHGDDLADAVASGIDLLARAVRYNLDVGEGPGSVHHAVELRDRAARDDTAEAVEGVVRAFVDRDIGPLVPEVGTNVAGATPYAERPGETAAVEGRITRTRSGVEPTRGVRFGASTHVARLLLAAREHDPDLRYAVNLRHDDAVADALAALDGPVAEFDPADDRADSVEWGVETAFDAVDGTPVAVVDRGSYGNEPIAFVLARTPDALVDRTLATLDAVEAADE; this is translated from the coding sequence ATGACACGACGGGAAGCGCCGGTCTCGCCGCCGGTCGTCCTGGCCATCGCGGGCAGCGACTCCGGCGGCGGCGCCGGTATCCAGGCCGACCTGAAGACGATCGAGGCCGGCGGCGCCTTCGGGACGACCGCGATCACCAGCGTCACCGCCCAGAACACGACGGGCGTCGAGCGCACCCACGTCCTCCCGACCGGAGAGATCGACGCCCAGTGCGAGGCCGTCCGCTCGGATTTCGACGTGGCCGCGGTCAAGACCGGAATGCTCGCCACCGCAGACGTGGTCGAACTCGTCACCGACCGCCTCCGGGAGACCGCGGCGCCCGCGGTCGTCGACCCGGTGATGGTCGCCGCCTCGGGCGACCGCCTGCTCGCCAGCGAGGCCGAGAGCGCCTACGAGGACCTGATCGCCGAGGCGACGCTCGTGACGCCCAACGCCGACGAGGCGGCCGTCCTCACCGGGGTCGATCCCGAGAGCGAGGCCGAGGCGCGCGAGGCCGGTGAGCGGCTGATCGAGACGGGCGCCGACGCCGCGCTCGTCAAAGGGGGCCACATCTCCGGGGACGACTCGACGGACGTGGTCGACGTGCTCGTCACGGGCGACAGGGTCGAGCGGTTCCGACACCCCCGAGTCGACACCGACGCCACCCACGGCTCCGGTTGCACGCTCTCGTCGGCGATCGCCACCCGGTTGGCCCACGGCGACGACCTCGCCGACGCCGTCGCGTCGGGTATCGACCTGCTCGCCCGTGCCGTCCGGTACAACCTCGACGTGGGCGAGGGTCCGGGTTCGGTCCACCACGCGGTCGAACTGCGCGACCGCGCGGCCCGCGACGACACCGCCGAGGCCGTCGAGGGGGTCGTCCGCGCGTTCGTCGACAGGGATATCGGCCCGCTGGTCCCCGAGGTCGGGACGAACGTCGCCGGCGCGACCCCCTACGCCGAACGGCCGGGCGAGACGGCCGCCGTCGAGGGGCGGATCACCCGGACGCGCTCGGGGGTCGAACCGACGCGGGGCGTCCGGTTCGGCGCGTCGACCCACGTCGCGCGACTCCTGCTGGCCGCCCGCGAGCACGACCCCGACCTCCGGTACGCGGTGAACCTCCGTCACGACGACGCGGTCGCCGACGCCCTCGCGGCCCTCGACGGCCCCGTCGCCGAGTTCGACCCGGCCGACGACCGTGCCGACTCCGTCGAGTGGGGCGTCGAGACGGCCTTCGACGCCGTCGACGGGACGCCCGTCGCCGTCGTCGACCGCGGGAGCTACGGCAACGAGCCGATCGCCTTCGTCCTCGCGCGGACGCCCGACGCGCTCGTCGACCGGACGCTGGCGACGCTCGACGCCGTCGAGGCCGCCGACGAATAG
- a CDS encoding phosphotriesterase family protein, which translates to MELHTTQGALTREEVGLILPHEHVFVDLGPMAAGNWRDADPDDVVAVMAPEIERARESGVTALVEATPEGVGRRVDIDLAVSEATDFPIVVPTGIYQEPSIPEWAREASEDELTEWLVEDLTEGVDDTGVRAAWIKVSTDDDDPTGLSADEAKILRAAARAGERTGAAIGSHTLHGDVVHEQLDVIEDCGYTADRFIWIHAQADDERYHREVAERGAYVEFDWIGGDDQADAEYVDRVRALVEAGYTDRVLLSQDRGWYDPSEPDGGEQKPYTYLTETFLPKLREAGVDEATVRRIARDNPFEAYAR; encoded by the coding sequence ATGGAGCTGCACACGACGCAGGGGGCGCTGACCCGCGAGGAGGTCGGATTGATACTCCCGCACGAGCACGTCTTCGTCGACCTCGGGCCGATGGCGGCGGGCAACTGGCGCGACGCCGACCCCGACGACGTGGTCGCGGTGATGGCGCCGGAGATCGAGCGCGCCCGCGAGTCGGGCGTCACGGCGCTCGTCGAGGCCACGCCGGAGGGCGTCGGCCGTCGCGTCGACATCGATCTGGCGGTCTCCGAGGCGACCGACTTTCCGATCGTCGTCCCGACCGGGATCTACCAGGAGCCGTCGATCCCAGAGTGGGCCCGCGAGGCGAGCGAGGACGAACTGACCGAGTGGCTCGTCGAGGACCTCACCGAAGGCGTCGACGACACGGGCGTCCGCGCGGCGTGGATCAAGGTCAGCACCGACGACGACGACCCGACCGGCCTCTCGGCCGACGAGGCGAAGATTCTGCGAGCCGCGGCCCGCGCCGGCGAGCGCACCGGTGCGGCCATCGGCAGCCACACTCTCCACGGTGACGTGGTCCACGAACAGCTCGACGTGATCGAGGACTGCGGCTACACCGCGGATCGGTTCATCTGGATCCACGCCCAGGCCGACGACGAGCGCTACCACCGTGAAGTAGCCGAGCGCGGCGCGTACGTCGAGTTCGACTGGATCGGCGGTGACGACCAGGCCGACGCCGAGTACGTCGACCGGGTCCGGGCGCTGGTCGAAGCCGGCTACACCGACCGGGTCCTCCTGAGTCAGGACCGGGGCTGGTACGACCCCTCCGAGCCCGACGGGGGCGAGCAGAAGCCGTACACGTATCTCACGGAGACGTTTCTGCCGAAACTCCGCGAGGCGGGCGTCGACGAGGCGACGGTCCGACGGATCGCCCGCGACAACCCCTTCGAAGCGTACGCTCGCTGA
- a CDS encoding EamA family transporter — MFGLEPGLAYAVAASLILGVYLFCIKRYFDDYPSTVYVTVTFAASLLWYLPIAAVASDGSLLPAGFGAPGVGMFVLTVGGSILAFLASFRAIAVGDVSYVAPISKIVAVFVLPIELVFLNERLSAVQAAGVVVATAAVYVANYEPGKLLDPFVRAVHSRPAQLALASAAIFGVVDVGKRVLTQELRVPPETYNLVMFAAVPLALAPLAARRWPAWEDGGVRSDLPRFAAVGLLLAVAEHFVMLAFSTLSASLASPVVNTQAVVAVLLGGVVLGEENFRVRLVAAAFAIGGVTMITVG; from the coding sequence GTGTTCGGGCTCGAACCGGGACTGGCCTACGCGGTCGCGGCCTCGCTGATCCTCGGCGTCTACCTGTTCTGCATCAAACGCTACTTCGACGACTACCCCTCGACGGTGTACGTCACGGTCACGTTCGCCGCGTCGCTGCTGTGGTACCTGCCGATCGCGGCGGTCGCGAGCGACGGCAGCCTCCTCCCCGCGGGCTTCGGTGCCCCGGGCGTCGGGATGTTCGTCCTCACGGTCGGCGGGTCGATACTCGCGTTCCTGGCGTCGTTCCGGGCGATCGCTGTCGGCGACGTGTCCTACGTCGCGCCGATCAGCAAGATCGTCGCGGTGTTCGTCCTCCCCATCGAACTCGTCTTCCTGAACGAGCGGCTGTCGGCGGTTCAGGCCGCCGGCGTCGTCGTCGCGACGGCGGCCGTGTACGTCGCCAACTACGAACCCGGAAAACTGCTGGACCCGTTCGTCCGGGCGGTCCACTCTCGGCCGGCCCAGTTGGCGCTGGCCAGTGCGGCGATATTCGGCGTCGTCGACGTGGGCAAGCGCGTGTTGACCCAGGAGCTCCGAGTGCCCCCGGAGACGTACAACCTCGTCATGTTCGCGGCGGTGCCGCTGGCGCTGGCGCCGCTGGCGGCGCGGCGCTGGCCCGCGTGGGAAGACGGCGGGGTGCGCTCGGACCTGCCCCGCTTCGCCGCAGTCGGACTGTTGCTGGCCGTCGCGGAACACTTCGTGATGCTGGCGTTCTCGACGCTGTCGGCGAGCCTGGCGTCGCCGGTGGTCAACACGCAGGCCGTCGTCGCGGTGCTGCTCGGCGGGGTCGTCCTCGGCGAGGAGAACTTCCGCGTCCGGCTGGTCGCCGCGGCGTTCGCTATCGGCGGCGTGACGATGATCACCGTCGGGTGA
- a CDS encoding DUF5789 family protein: MELDLAELGEYLEQFDYPVDREELASACEDVEVELAEGDRNLGGLLADASADRFESADDAYTAVQNDLPREAVGEPYQSEGEGD; the protein is encoded by the coding sequence ATGGAACTGGACCTGGCCGAACTGGGGGAGTACCTCGAGCAGTTCGACTACCCCGTCGACCGCGAGGAGTTGGCGTCCGCCTGCGAGGACGTCGAGGTCGAACTGGCGGAGGGCGACCGGAACCTCGGGGGGCTGCTGGCCGACGCGAGCGCGGACCGCTTCGAGTCGGCCGACGACGCCTACACCGCCGTCCAGAACGACCTGCCGCGCGAGGCCGTCGGCGAACCCTACCAGTCCGAGGGCGAGGGCGACTGA